A stretch of the Polynucleobacter tropicus genome encodes the following:
- a CDS encoding LVIVD repeat-containing protein, which yields MITNKFRMLWATLLPFALTATVCAQGVDSSKNMALEGYNDLQARTAYQPTIQKQGNRWIAYVGHHGDNKLNPLNGKMEDNGTSIIDVTDVKKPKYLYHIPGEEGLAEQGGSQMVRVCSGATLPKADKSKFYMLRVFGNQAHEIWDVTTPESPTLLTTITKGLKGTHKNFWECDTGIAYLVSGNPQWRTTRMTQVYDLSDPAKPVFIRDFGLVGQQPGASGEVPVQLHGVMSTGPKGNRVYFGYGTNTNGVIQIVDRDKLINGPKDPTPENLLYPQVTRIDMPTMHGAHTTFPMLGVKVPEFSKNLLGASRDFIVVTNEAIQKECLEGRQMVWVVDATNEKRAFGVANWGIPEKSGNYCSKGGRFGTHSSNENMTDIYYNKLMFFSYFNAGVRAVDMRDPFQPKEVAYFVPAMNKNTVVLETPVTQRGKLPFTAASDRKVIQTNNVEVDDRGYIYIVDRANTGMHILSLTGPARSIANWNAAVK from the coding sequence CAACTCTTTTACCATTTGCGCTAACCGCTACAGTTTGTGCTCAGGGAGTTGATTCTTCCAAGAATATGGCTCTTGAGGGGTATAACGATTTACAAGCTCGCACAGCTTATCAGCCAACCATTCAAAAGCAAGGCAATCGATGGATTGCTTATGTCGGACATCATGGGGATAACAAATTAAATCCGCTGAATGGCAAGATGGAAGATAACGGCACATCCATTATTGATGTTACCGATGTCAAAAAACCTAAATATCTTTATCACATTCCTGGTGAAGAGGGGCTTGCAGAGCAGGGTGGTAGTCAGATGGTGCGCGTCTGTAGTGGCGCAACCCTACCCAAAGCAGACAAGAGTAAGTTTTACATGCTGCGGGTTTTTGGAAATCAAGCGCATGAAATCTGGGATGTCACTACACCCGAGAGTCCAACCTTGCTAACAACCATTACCAAGGGCCTAAAAGGGACCCATAAAAACTTCTGGGAATGTGATACTGGGATTGCATACCTTGTTTCTGGCAACCCCCAATGGCGAACAACGCGTATGACGCAAGTTTACGATTTATCGGATCCTGCTAAACCAGTATTTATTCGAGATTTTGGTCTGGTTGGTCAGCAACCCGGAGCTTCTGGAGAAGTACCTGTTCAGTTGCATGGTGTGATGTCGACCGGACCAAAGGGGAACCGAGTGTACTTTGGTTATGGCACTAACACCAATGGCGTTATTCAAATTGTTGACCGTGATAAGTTAATTAATGGCCCTAAGGATCCTACGCCAGAGAATTTGCTCTACCCGCAAGTGACTCGTATTGATATGCCAACCATGCATGGTGCGCATACTACTTTCCCTATGTTGGGAGTTAAAGTCCCAGAGTTTTCAAAGAATTTATTGGGCGCAAGTCGCGACTTTATTGTTGTGACAAACGAGGCAATTCAGAAAGAGTGTCTTGAGGGTCGTCAAATGGTTTGGGTGGTTGATGCCACTAATGAGAAAAGAGCCTTTGGGGTTGCTAACTGGGGGATCCCAGAAAAATCAGGCAACTATTGCTCAAAAGGTGGGCGCTTTGGGACCCACTCCTCTAATGAAAACATGACTGACATTTACTACAACAAGCTCATGTTTTTCTCATACTTCAATGCTGGCGTGCGTGCTGTAGATATGCGGGATCCATTCCAACCTAAGGAGGTGGCTTACTTTGTGCCGGCTATGAATAAAAACACCGTCGTTCTAGAAACGCCTGTGACTCAAAGAGGCAAGTTGCCATTCACTGCCGCATCTGATCGCAAAGTAATTCAAACAAATAATGTTGAGGTTGATGATCGCGGCTATATTTATATTGTTGATAGGGCCAATACAGGCATGCATATCCTATCTTTAACAGGCCCCGCTAGATCTATAGCGAATTGGAATGCCGCTGTTAAATGA